The following DNA comes from Devosia litorisediminis.
AAATTGTGCCACGCCCCATTTCGTCAGCAACCAAAGGGCTCCGAGCCCCGTTTCTGCCCGGATTCCGGCAGGCCAAGGCAGGTGTCGCTGATTTCGGCGACGTTGACAAGACAAGGGCCCGCTCTTACATCTCACGCGCTTTTCCGCCGCCCGGCGGGGATACATAAATTCAAAGCCGGAAAGGCTTTCTCATCGCGCTGACGATGGCCTGGCGGGGCCCATCCGCACCCCCGACCGCGCCCCCGATGAGTAAATCGAAGGACCTGACACATGGCACTAGCTGCGCTCGCCCGGCGGATTTTCGGGTCTACATCGGATCGGCACGTCAAACGCTATCAGGGCAAAGTCACTGCCATCAATGCACTCGAAGCCGAGCTTGAAAAACTCAGCGACGAGCAGCTGCAGGCCCGCACTGCCGAGTTCAAGGCGCAGCTCGAAAAGGGCGCTGATCTCGACGATTTGATCGTCCCCGCTTTTGCCACGGTGCGTGAAGCCTCCAAGCGCGTGCTTGGCCTGCGCCACTTCGACGTGCAGCTGATCGGCGGCATGGTGATGAATGAGCGCGGCATTGCCGAAATGCGCACCGGTGAAGGCAAGACGCTGGTGGCAACCCTGCCCATGTATCTCAATGCCCTGACCGGCAAGGGCACTCACCTGGTCACCGTCAACGACTATCTGGTCAAGCGCGACGCCGCCTGGATGGGCCAGATCTACAATTTCCTCGGTCTGACCACCGGCACCATTGTGCACGGCATGACCGATATGGAGCGCAAGCAGGCTTACGCTGCCGACATCACCTACGGCACCAACAATGAGCTCGGCTTCGACTATCTGCGCGACAACATGAAATATACCCGCGATCAGATGGTGCAGCGCGGCCACGCCTTTGCCATCGTCGACGAGGTCGACTCCATCCTGATCGACGAGGCGCGCACGCCGTTGATCATTTCGGGTCCGTCCGAGGATCGCTCTACGCTTTACACCACTATCGACGCGCTGATGCCCATCATCGAAGAGGGCGATTTCGAGCTCGATGAAAAGCAGCGCTCGGCGACCTTCACCGATGCCGGCATTGAAAAGCTCGAGGCCAAGCTGGCCGAGGATGGGCTGCTGAAGTCCGATTCCATGTACGACGTGGAAAACGTCGCCCTGGTGCACCACGCCAATTCGGCGCTGCGGGCCCACAAGCTGTTCCGCAAGGACAAGGACTATATCGTCCGCAACGACGAAGTCGTGATCATCGACGAGTTCTCCGGCCGCATGATGCCGGGCCGCCGCTACTCCGAGGGCCTGCATCAGGCGCTTGAAGCCAAGGAACACGTCAAGATCCAGCCAGAAAACCAGACCCTGGCCTCGATCACCTTCCAGAACTATTTCCGCCTCTATGACAAGCTGGCCGGCATGACCGGTACCGCCGCCACCGAGGCCGAGGAATTCGCCGATATCTACAAGCTCGACGTGGTGACCATCCCCACCAACGTGCCGGTGCAGCGTATCGATGACGAAGACGCCATCTTCCGCACCGCGGAGGAAAAATTCGAGGCCATCGCCAATCTGATCAAGGAATGTCAGGACCGCGGCCAGCCCGTGCTGGTAGGCACCACCTCGATCGAAAAGTCCGAAATGCTGGCCGAACTGCTCCGCCAGAAGAATGTCGGCACCATGAACGTGCTCAATGCGCGTCACCATGAGCAGGAAGCCCACATCGTGGCCGATGCCGGTCTGCCCGGCGCCATCACCATTGCCACCAACATGGCTGGTCGCGGCACCGACATCCAGCTCGGCGGCAATCTCGAAATGCGCATCGAAAAGGAAGCCGCTGATCTTGAAGGCGCCGAACGCGAGGCCAAGATCGAAGAGATCAAGCGCACCATTGCCGAGGAAAAAGCCAAGGCGCTAGCCGCTGGCGGTCTGATGGTGATTGGCACCGAGCGCCATGAAAGCCGCCGTATCGATAACCAGCTGCGTGGCCGTTCCGGCCGTCAGGGCGATCCGGGTCATTCCGCCTTCTTCCTGAGCCTGCAGGATGACCTGATGCGCATCTTCCCGGTCGACAGCATGGATTCCATGCTCGGCAAGCTGGGTC
Coding sequences within:
- the secA gene encoding preprotein translocase subunit SecA; the protein is MALAALARRIFGSTSDRHVKRYQGKVTAINALEAELEKLSDEQLQARTAEFKAQLEKGADLDDLIVPAFATVREASKRVLGLRHFDVQLIGGMVMNERGIAEMRTGEGKTLVATLPMYLNALTGKGTHLVTVNDYLVKRDAAWMGQIYNFLGLTTGTIVHGMTDMERKQAYAADITYGTNNELGFDYLRDNMKYTRDQMVQRGHAFAIVDEVDSILIDEARTPLIISGPSEDRSTLYTTIDALMPIIEEGDFELDEKQRSATFTDAGIEKLEAKLAEDGLLKSDSMYDVENVALVHHANSALRAHKLFRKDKDYIVRNDEVVIIDEFSGRMMPGRRYSEGLHQALEAKEHVKIQPENQTLASITFQNYFRLYDKLAGMTGTAATEAEEFADIYKLDVVTIPTNVPVQRIDDEDAIFRTAEEKFEAIANLIKECQDRGQPVLVGTTSIEKSEMLAELLRQKNVGTMNVLNARHHEQEAHIVADAGLPGAITIATNMAGRGTDIQLGGNLEMRIEKEAADLEGAEREAKIEEIKRTIAEEKAKALAAGGLMVIGTERHESRRIDNQLRGRSGRQGDPGHSAFFLSLQDDLMRIFPVDSMDSMLGKLGLEQGESITHPWVSKAIERAQGKVEARNFDIRKNILKYDDVMNDQRKVIFEQRLEMMDAEDISEIVIDMRHDVVANIVSKAIPARSYPEQWKAEQLQAAAKTYLNIDVPVIEWAAEEGIDAEIVTERLLAAADEHAAAKEARTITAMEAAGSSNPTVMRQVEKSIVLQSIDGLWREHLVTLDHLSKVVGWRGIAQRDPLSEYKQEAYELFQSLLENLRELVTTQLSHVELQPRPVAPPTADLSALRETHIDPLTGENDADGGDTVADSLGATGGDPSLKPIDPALLVGVSRNAPCPCGSGKKFKHCHGQF